One genomic window of Candidatus Glassbacteria bacterium includes the following:
- a CDS encoding cation transporter, whose product MRCTDCQGCHSRVGWIGLVASVLIGAFTIVVGLLTNSKALIAASLCSGIDVATALTVLLGLKLSGKPIDLEHPYGHGKVEFIAVGGISVLLVVSALVLFFHSARSIYNGEPGPQHLLTLAAALVAAAANEIKFRYARCVGRQLQSPAIMSHAEHARVDAVSSAAVGVGVVCARVGLHFVDPLIAIFEIGHILNASVKMLVKSIRSLMDISLPQDRVGPIREMTGAVEGVEGINYLFARQLGQHIWIELSIFVDPEITVYDGKLIAEKVRTGILENTQNIGNVQVQFMAGAA is encoded by the coding sequence ATGAGATGTACCGATTGCCAGGGATGTCATTCCCGCGTGGGCTGGATCGGACTGGTCGCAAGTGTGCTGATCGGCGCTTTCACGATAGTTGTCGGCCTCCTGACCAACAGTAAAGCGCTTATCGCGGCATCACTCTGCTCCGGGATAGATGTCGCAACAGCGCTTACGGTGCTGCTCGGCTTGAAGTTGTCCGGCAAACCGATCGACCTGGAACACCCCTATGGACACGGGAAAGTCGAGTTCATCGCGGTGGGTGGTATCAGCGTGTTGCTGGTAGTCAGCGCACTGGTCCTGTTCTTTCATTCGGCCAGGAGTATCTACAACGGCGAACCAGGCCCCCAGCATTTGCTGACCCTGGCGGCCGCCCTGGTTGCCGCGGCGGCGAATGAAATCAAGTTCAGGTACGCGCGTTGTGTGGGCAGGCAGCTCCAGAGTCCGGCGATAATGTCCCATGCCGAGCATGCCAGGGTCGATGCGGTCTCCTCGGCTGCCGTCGGAGTTGGCGTGGTCTGTGCGCGGGTTGGGCTGCATTTTGTCGATCCCCTTATCGCCATCTTCGAGATCGGCCATATCCTGAATGCAAGTGTAAAGATGCTCGTAAAGAGCATCCGGAGCCTGATGGACATCTCCCTGCCGCAGGACAGGGTCGGCCCGATTCGCGAGATGACCGGCGCGGTCGAGGGCGTGGAAGGGATCAACTACCTGTTCGCCAGGCAGTTGGGCCAGCACATCTGGATCGAGCTGTCGATTTTTGTTGACCCTGAGATTACTGTGTATGATGGTAAGCTTATCGCGGAAAAAGTGCGGACAGGCATCCTGGAAAATACTCAGAATATCGGCAACGTCCAGGTCCAGTTCATGGCCGGAGCTGCTTGA
- a CDS encoding PAS domain-containing protein, producing MIQKKQLIAAFDGITDLILIIDPDYNIVFANSAFCDFYEVNDLRKIIGRKCYSTCRGLMERCDICPAMGTLESGETVTVEKELRGEILKYWTYPVYDENNTVVSIVSCARIITGQKRMEQELVRSEKLKGIGQLAAGVAHEINNPLCSIIGYTQLIQESLPKSDPNHAFLIDVLESAVQAKRIVDGLLEYSRQSVYSTRLCGIGNVIKKTLELVKYQLSAKKISVSCEIADGLPRVKIDIQKTIQAFLNILLNALEASPEGGTVFIDARRNGDDCLIVRLRDEGCGISSDDISNIFNPFFTTKDVGKGTGLGLSIAQGIFEHQNAKIKVESELGKGTCFEVQLPVEKQSAGDQK from the coding sequence GTGATTCAGAAAAAACAGTTGATTGCTGCGTTTGACGGTATCACTGATTTGATCCTGATAATAGACCCTGACTACAACATCGTTTTCGCCAATAGTGCCTTCTGCGATTTTTACGAGGTAAACGACCTCCGGAAGATAATCGGCCGGAAGTGTTATTCCACCTGCCGGGGGCTGATGGAGCGTTGCGATATTTGCCCGGCCATGGGGACCCTGGAATCGGGGGAGACAGTAACCGTAGAAAAGGAGCTTCGCGGCGAGATCCTTAAATACTGGACGTACCCTGTCTATGATGAGAATAATACCGTCGTAAGTATCGTTTCCTGCGCACGCATCATAACGGGCCAGAAAAGAATGGAACAGGAGCTTGTCCGTTCGGAAAAGCTAAAGGGGATCGGCCAGCTCGCCGCCGGGGTGGCCCATGAAATAAACAACCCCTTATGTTCTATCATCGGCTACACCCAGTTGATCCAGGAGTCGCTGCCCAAAAGCGACCCGAATCACGCATTCTTAATCGACGTCTTAGAAAGTGCCGTTCAGGCGAAGAGAATTGTAGACGGCCTGTTGGAGTATTCACGCCAGTCAGTTTACAGCACCAGGCTTTGTGGCATAGGGAATGTCATAAAAAAAACCCTTGAACTGGTTAAATATCAACTGAGTGCCAAAAAGATATCGGTTTCCTGCGAAATTGCGGACGGCCTGCCGCGGGTGAAAATCGACATCCAGAAAACAATACAGGCGTTTCTCAATATTCTGTTGAACGCCCTGGAAGCATCGCCCGAGGGAGGGACTGTTTTTATCGATGCCCGCCGGAACGGCGATGACTGTCTGATAGTGAGGCTGCGTGACGAGGGGTGCGGGATCTCAAGCGACGATATTTCCAATATCTTCAATCCTTTCTTCACCACCAAGGATGTCGGCAAGGGCACCGGCCTGGGCCTGTCGATAGCCCAGGGCATTTTCGAGCATCAGAACGCTAAAATAAAAGTCGAGAGCGAATTGGGAAAAGGTACGTGTTTTGAAGTTCAACTGCCGGTGGAAAAGCAGAGTGCAGGTGATCAGAAATGA
- a CDS encoding sigma-54-dependent Fis family transcriptional regulator, giving the protein MTDRILAVDDDPQIRKMLSTALSKVGYKVSVASGSNEALRLVEQKPFDLVLLDIVMPEMDGLKLLKLLKKKHPDLIFIMITGYPSIESSVKAIKSGAYDYLTKPFSLDEVRFTVTKALEHYKTLSENLRLKQVLREKDNHVELVGNSPKMQQIFNTIKSVSDIDCTILLEGESGTGKEVVARTIHRDSKRSDKPFITVNCGALPETLLESELFGYEKGAFTGAVGQKRGLIEIANGGVLFLDEIGETSKAMQVKLLRVLEDKAVRRLGSTKTIEIDFKLIAATNKNLLDEVEKGNFREDLYYRLNVMSLKMPPLRDRKEDIPLLLNHFVSRFSLQYSKQVSGFSDKARDLLLMYDFPGNVRELSNIVERAVILTSNNKIRKELISGIIDNKSPKLKEDTFRIDTVEKNHIRKIMEVTNGQKSKAAELLGIDRKTLYLKLKKYMISPD; this is encoded by the coding sequence ATGACCGATAGAATTTTGGCGGTAGACGACGATCCGCAAATCAGGAAAATGTTATCCACCGCTCTGAGCAAGGTGGGATACAAGGTTTCCGTTGCGAGCGGCTCCAACGAAGCCCTGCGTCTCGTGGAGCAGAAACCTTTCGATCTGGTCCTGCTCGATATCGTCATGCCGGAGATGGACGGCCTGAAGCTGTTGAAATTGCTCAAGAAGAAACACCCCGATCTTATCTTCATCATGATAACCGGTTATCCAAGCATCGAAAGCTCGGTCAAGGCGATCAAGAGTGGGGCGTATGATTATTTAACCAAACCGTTTTCTCTGGATGAAGTTCGTTTTACGGTAACAAAGGCTTTGGAGCATTACAAAACTTTAAGTGAGAATTTAAGGCTTAAACAGGTGTTAAGAGAAAAGGACAACCATGTCGAGTTAGTCGGCAACAGTCCGAAAATGCAGCAGATTTTCAACACCATCAAGAGCGTTAGTGATATTGACTGCACTATCCTGTTGGAAGGTGAAAGCGGTACCGGCAAGGAGGTTGTCGCGCGAACGATCCACCGGGACAGCAAGCGCTCGGACAAGCCGTTTATTACGGTCAACTGCGGAGCCCTGCCGGAAACCCTCCTGGAAAGCGAGTTATTCGGATATGAAAAAGGCGCGTTCACCGGCGCCGTGGGCCAGAAAAGGGGCCTGATTGAAATCGCCAACGGCGGTGTGCTGTTCCTCGATGAAATCGGCGAGACCAGCAAGGCCATGCAGGTCAAGCTCCTTCGAGTACTCGAGGACAAAGCAGTCAGGAGGCTTGGTTCCACAAAAACCATTGAGATAGATTTCAAATTGATAGCCGCCACCAACAAGAATTTGCTCGATGAAGTGGAAAAAGGTAATTTTCGCGAGGACCTCTATTACAGGCTCAATGTAATGTCCTTGAAAATGCCTCCCCTCAGAGATAGAAAAGAAGATATTCCCTTGTTGCTTAATCATTTTGTAAGTCGGTTCAGCCTCCAATATTCCAAACAGGTGAGCGGGTTTTCGGACAAGGCCAGGGACCTGTTGCTGATGTATGATTTCCCGGGGAACGTCAGAGAATTGTCCAATATTGTCGAGAGGGCTGTTATCCTGACCTCCAACAACAAAATACGCAAGGAACTGATTTCCGGAATAATCGATAATAAAAGCCCGAAACTGAAAGAGGATACTTTCAGAATAGATACCGTGGAGAAAAATCATATCAGAAAAATCATGGAAGTGACAAACGGGCAAAAATCAAAAGCAGCGGAACTTTTGGGAATAGACAGAAAGACGCTTTATCTGAAGCTTAAGAAGTACATGATTTCACCCGATTAA
- a CDS encoding LemA family protein gives MIGAKKPVSIEDQVYRKILSSRKKKARRKSPNMTEKIITIVISLIILLFAFGCAYYYNVFINLQYNIEADLAQIDTQLQKRKNLIINLGITVVEYSKHERQIFTHLGELRAAVNGGGDSQALLDELRSELEGDEVLSAILSENMDKWENALSGLLAIAEQYPDLKLSENFRTFMAAILDFEEMIADLRMTYNNSVNEYSTITDQFPGFIFASIFRCQEFSFFQVDDSSRKFIRIDNDPGGQRVPAATGGEIE, from the coding sequence ATGATCGGCGCTAAAAAACCGGTCTCGATTGAAGACCAGGTGTACAGAAAAATCCTCAGTTCGAGGAAAAAGAAAGCACGCCGGAAATCTCCGAACATGACGGAGAAAATCATTACCATCGTAATTTCCCTGATCATCCTGTTGTTCGCTTTCGGGTGCGCCTACTACTACAACGTATTTATCAACCTGCAGTATAACATCGAGGCAGACCTGGCCCAGATCGACACCCAGCTGCAGAAAAGGAAAAACCTGATTATCAATCTGGGGATAACGGTGGTCGAATACTCGAAACATGAGCGGCAGATTTTCACCCACCTGGGAGAGCTGAGGGCGGCGGTCAACGGCGGCGGTGATTCGCAAGCGCTGCTCGATGAGTTGCGCAGCGAGCTCGAGGGCGATGAGGTCCTGAGCGCGATCCTGAGCGAGAATATGGACAAATGGGAGAATGCCCTGTCCGGCCTGCTGGCGATTGCCGAACAGTACCCGGACCTGAAGCTCAGCGAGAACTTCCGCACCTTCATGGCGGCAATCCTCGATTTCGAGGAAATGATCGCCGACTTGCGGATGACCTACAACAATTCGGTCAATGAATACTCGACCATCACCGACCAGTTCCCCGGCTTTATCTTCGCGTCCATCTTCAGGTGCCAGGAATTCTCTTTCTTCCAGGTGGATGACAGCAGCCGGAAATTCATTCGGATTGATAACGATCCCGGTGGTCAGCGTGTTCCAGCAGCCACAGGCGGGGAAATTGAATGA
- a CDS encoding trypsin-like serine protease, with the protein MFKLFQKDVDFCDVSLTPWLIILVCCSVVVLGWGIYRQDELDPDLLAEKLNQTVQDRAMLLANLPADGRQAPLQWQQPVRQPARYSTSPPSPPAGGMSAGTSSLHFLQNAFKRAIESVRPVVVHIKSTKVNAGTGRGQPLESVGSGIIVSPRGHILTNYHVIANAHTIYVSVYGTVHRTYRAWVIDHHEETDLTLLQMDTDGIFTPAELGNSDLVEAGDMVLAIGSPFGMDQTVTSGIVSSVGKTLVIDGVRYENMIQTDAPINRGSSGGPLVNIEGEVIGINTAIYSPTGVFSGTAFAMPVNRVRRFLAAHNILLTGNAGPFAANFQRMGAEPAPAAGPRGWLGVEIQPVDQTTALHMGLPYIGGVLINRVSENSPASDNGVKRGDVILEINDIEILDHEHFGRLMAGRQIAEPLKLLVFSGKELKELFVTLSQLPG; encoded by the coding sequence ATGTTCAAGCTGTTTCAAAAAGACGTTGATTTTTGCGATGTATCGCTAACACCCTGGCTGATAATTCTGGTCTGCTGCAGTGTTGTGGTGCTGGGCTGGGGGATCTACCGGCAAGATGAACTGGACCCTGACCTGCTGGCGGAAAAACTGAACCAGACGGTGCAGGACAGGGCCATGCTGCTGGCGAATCTTCCGGCTGACGGGCGGCAAGCCCCTCTCCAGTGGCAGCAACCGGTCCGTCAGCCCGCCCGCTATTCGACATCTCCTCCTTCGCCCCCGGCCGGCGGAATGAGCGCCGGGACCAGTTCCCTGCACTTCCTGCAGAACGCGTTTAAGCGGGCTATCGAGTCAGTGCGGCCGGTGGTGGTCCATATCAAATCCACCAAGGTTAACGCCGGAACCGGCCGGGGCCAGCCGCTCGAAAGTGTGGGCTCGGGAATTATTGTAAGCCCCCGCGGGCATATCCTGACCAACTATCATGTGATTGCAAACGCCCATACTATCTATGTTTCGGTCTATGGGACCGTACATCGAACCTATCGCGCCTGGGTGATCGACCACCACGAGGAAACCGACCTGACACTTCTGCAAATGGACACCGATGGCATTTTCACCCCCGCGGAGCTGGGCAACTCCGACCTGGTGGAAGCCGGCGACATGGTCCTGGCCATCGGCAGCCCGTTCGGCATGGACCAGACAGTTACCTCGGGCATTGTCAGCAGCGTGGGCAAGACCCTCGTGATTGACGGCGTCAGGTACGAGAACATGATCCAGACTGATGCGCCGATCAACCGTGGCAGCAGTGGCGGACCGTTGGTCAACATCGAGGGCGAGGTGATCGGGATCAACACGGCGATCTACTCTCCCACCGGCGTGTTCAGCGGAACCGCTTTCGCGATGCCGGTCAACCGGGTCAGAAGGTTTCTGGCTGCTCACAATATTCTGCTCACCGGAAATGCCGGCCCGTTTGCCGCCAATTTCCAGCGCATGGGCGCGGAGCCTGCTCCCGCCGCCGGCCCCAGGGGCTGGCTGGGTGTGGAAATTCAGCCTGTCGACCAGACCACCGCCCTGCACATGGGCCTGCCCTACATCGGCGGGGTGCTGATTAACCGGGTAAGTGAAAATTCCCCTGCCTCGGACAATGGGGTCAAGCGGGGAGACGTGATCCTGGAAATAAACGATATAGAAATCCTGGACCACGAGCACTTCGGCCGCCTGATGGCGGGCAGGCAGATCGCTGAACCTTTGAAATTGCTCGTTTTCAGCGGAAAAGAACTCAAGGAGCTGTTTGTCACTCTCTCGCAGCTTCCCGGCTGA
- a CDS encoding tetratricopeptide repeat protein, with amino-acid sequence MDACIIKNCNEEAYEQGMCAKHYVDFIKKVIPEQIQPGKKSAGAGGAEDMPARTEFFLHSTLAHVEKITDSMVASFNNIFNLTKREAAEVYFQMGKRFLAKSDSRKAISYLKKVVELNPDKADSKYQLGTAYYAEGLYDEAIVALEQAIELGSDNAGCHFALGLAYEQKELHDKAVASLKKAAELDPDNPDAHYWLGVISDAGEKYKEAVKSFQKAIELDPTRADYHQSLGYTFESLDKHAEAVKCYKKVMFLNRPSL; translated from the coding sequence ATGGACGCCTGTATCATAAAAAACTGCAACGAGGAAGCTTACGAGCAGGGCATGTGCGCCAAGCATTATGTCGACTTTATCAAGAAAGTCATACCCGAGCAAATACAGCCTGGCAAAAAGAGTGCCGGTGCCGGCGGAGCCGAGGATATGCCCGCCAGAACAGAATTCTTCCTTCATTCCACGCTGGCGCACGTGGAAAAAATTACGGACTCGATGGTTGCCTCGTTCAACAATATTTTCAATCTGACCAAAAGAGAAGCGGCCGAAGTATACTTTCAGATGGGCAAGCGGTTCCTGGCCAAGAGCGACAGCCGGAAAGCCATCTCGTATTTGAAAAAGGTCGTGGAGCTTAATCCCGACAAGGCGGATTCGAAATATCAGCTCGGTACGGCCTATTATGCGGAAGGCCTCTATGACGAGGCGATCGTCGCTCTGGAGCAGGCCATCGAGCTGGGCTCCGACAACGCCGGCTGCCATTTTGCCCTGGGGCTGGCCTATGAGCAGAAGGAGCTCCACGACAAGGCGGTCGCCTCCTTGAAAAAAGCCGCCGAACTCGATCCGGACAACCCGGATGCCCATTACTGGCTCGGAGTTATCTCCGATGCCGGGGAAAAATACAAGGAAGCGGTCAAATCCTTCCAGAAGGCTATCGAGCTGGACCCGACGCGGGCGGACTATCATCAGAGCCTGGGTTACACGTTCGAGAGCCTGGACAAGCATGCCGAGGCGGTCAAGTGCTACAAGAAGGTCATGTTCCTTAACAGGCCCTCGCTCTGA
- a CDS encoding sulfite exporter TauE/SafE family protein, translating into MRQNSGTNSTAIKFAVLLLILAVILAGLFSAPSSGAGGRGATGFLHSVVVGDITGHEVVNLFLLGFISGVVGGMLGMGGGVLKVVNLHLLLGFGIIFARIVSLLSYVVISLSAFFRYRKYRLILWDVVKLLIPAAILGALVGAIIGSWINKEVVEIIVGVYAMLAGIIVLNQIWANPDEKVMTEFSSNDINEATAAGIGAAMGVISSLIGISGGIISTPLQNSLLKVPLKNSIANTITVAVFCSIFASGFLLFQGLRAGDFVFEEVMFVTVCLIPGNILGAQLGGYLTNRLQLNYIRAAFGIIAFVIGFKILLRH; encoded by the coding sequence ATGAGGCAAAACAGCGGAACCAATAGTACGGCGATCAAGTTTGCCGTCCTGCTGCTTATCCTGGCAGTCATCCTGGCCGGATTGTTCAGCGCACCGTCCTCCGGCGCCGGCGGGCGGGGCGCAACGGGCTTTCTGCACTCGGTGGTGGTGGGCGATATAACCGGCCATGAAGTGGTGAACCTGTTTCTGCTCGGTTTCATTTCGGGCGTTGTCGGCGGAATGCTCGGCATGGGCGGCGGAGTGCTCAAGGTGGTAAACCTGCACCTGTTGCTGGGCTTCGGGATAATTTTCGCCCGAATAGTGTCGCTGCTGAGCTATGTAGTTATTTCGTTGTCCGCGTTTTTCCGTTACAGAAAGTACCGGCTGATCCTCTGGGACGTGGTCAAGCTACTGATTCCGGCTGCCATTCTCGGCGCCCTGGTGGGAGCTATCATCGGGAGTTGGATCAACAAGGAGGTCGTGGAAATTATCGTCGGGGTCTACGCTATGCTGGCAGGGATTATAGTGTTGAACCAGATCTGGGCAAACCCTGATGAGAAAGTGATGACAGAGTTTTCCTCTAACGATATAAACGAAGCCACGGCAGCCGGGATAGGGGCGGCAATGGGGGTCATCAGTAGTCTGATCGGCATCAGCGGTGGAATTATATCCACACCCCTGCAGAACTCGCTGCTGAAGGTGCCTTTGAAAAATTCGATCGCCAATACAATCACGGTTGCGGTGTTCTGCTCCATATTCGCATCGGGGTTTTTACTCTTCCAGGGGCTCAGGGCCGGGGATTTTGTGTTCGAGGAAGTCATGTTCGTAACCGTCTGTCTGATCCCCGGCAATATATTGGGCGCTCAGTTGGGAGGATACCTGACCAACAGGCTGCAGCTCAATTATATCAGGGCGGCTTTCGGGATTATCGCCTTTGTGATAGGTTTCAAAATCCTGCTGCGGCACTGA
- a CDS encoding DUF1049 domain-containing protein, protein MLKFIFAVLLTTIVVLFALQNSIQVPIRLLTFEPVEVRLIFVILSSMFVGALIPIFYRLVKRIKSSKSGKEIVVREEIFEEED, encoded by the coding sequence ATGCTTAAGTTCATTTTTGCGGTCTTGCTGACTACGATAGTAGTCCTGTTCGCGCTGCAGAATTCAATCCAGGTGCCCATCAGGCTCCTGACTTTCGAACCGGTGGAGGTTCGGCTGATATTCGTGATTCTTTCCTCAATGTTTGTCGGGGCCTTGATCCCGATATTCTATCGGCTGGTAAAGCGGATAAAATCCTCCAAGTCCGGGAAGGAAATAGTGGTGCGGGAAGAAATTTTCGAGGAAGAGGATTGA
- a CDS encoding cation transporter, which yields MMVSLSRKKCGQASWKILRISATSRSSSWPELLEQPGVNHLMCAQNNTLSKTPEKCVNCAKRVPVVCFFSNLTLAIFKMSVGHLTNSKGLFADGIHSLSDVVATTGVIVSLKIAQKGDDPRYPYGRGKIEFVSCVFVYSILFTVSILIFAEAINSIIEGNLKPPGLISLFSAFVSVIANVLLFKLGLCAGRAVNSPAIIANANENKADMLSSIAVIIGIAGSNLGYLYFDPLAAVAVSLIIFRASTTLGWKAIEALMDTSLPPGKLRAINEIILEMGVVERVNYIKTRRLGSHYWLDVGVQVSPSLTMREGDVLLKVVKKTILGISEKIRDATVVLACTKPEEKTENDKGVNGILGKLKTLIALPVRAG from the coding sequence ATGATGGTAAGCTTATCGCGGAAAAAGTGCGGACAGGCATCCTGGAAAATACTCAGAATATCGGCAACGTCCAGGTCCAGTTCATGGCCGGAGCTGCTTGAACAGCCGGGGGTTAACCATTTAATGTGCGCCCAGAATAATACACTATCAAAGACACCTGAAAAATGTGTCAACTGCGCCAAAAGGGTGCCGGTGGTCTGTTTTTTCTCGAACCTGACCTTGGCAATATTCAAGATGTCGGTCGGCCACCTGACCAACAGCAAGGGGCTGTTTGCCGATGGTATTCATTCGCTTAGCGACGTAGTAGCCACCACCGGTGTGATTGTAAGCCTGAAAATTGCCCAAAAAGGCGATGACCCGCGCTACCCGTACGGACGAGGCAAGATCGAGTTCGTCAGTTGCGTTTTCGTCTACTCGATCCTGTTTACCGTCTCGATCCTGATTTTTGCCGAAGCGATCAATAGCATCATTGAAGGAAACCTGAAGCCGCCTGGCCTAATCTCCCTGTTCTCGGCCTTTGTCTCGGTCATCGCCAACGTGCTCCTGTTCAAGCTCGGGCTATGTGCGGGAAGGGCGGTTAACAGCCCCGCGATCATCGCCAATGCCAACGAGAACAAAGCGGACATGCTCTCATCTATCGCCGTGATAATCGGCATTGCCGGATCGAACCTGGGCTATCTTTACTTCGATCCCCTGGCCGCGGTTGCCGTGAGCCTGATAATTTTCCGGGCTTCCACCACCTTGGGATGGAAGGCGATTGAAGCTCTGATGGATACCTCGCTGCCCCCCGGTAAGCTCAGGGCGATTAACGAAATAATATTGGAAATGGGGGTGGTTGAGAGGGTCAATTATATCAAGACCAGACGATTGGGTTCCCATTACTGGCTGGATGTGGGGGTTCAGGTGTCCCCCAGCCTGACGATGCGCGAGGGTGACGTGCTGTTGAAGGTGGTTAAAAAGACGATACTGGGGATTTCCGAAAAGATCAGGGACGCCACCGTGGTGCTTGCCTGCACCAAGCCTGAAGAGAAAACCGAAAACGACAAGGGTGTCAATGGGATACTCGGTAAGCTGAAAACCCTGATTGCTTTGCCTGTCAGGGCCGGTTAG
- a CDS encoding DUF2061 domain-containing protein: MDCLVKLFAYYTHERVWNRIDQGRGEPVH, encoded by the coding sequence ATGGACTGCCTGGTAAAATTGTTCGCTTATTACACGCATGAGCGGGTCTGGAACCGCATTGATCAGGGCAGGGGAGAACCGGTCCACTGA